From one Colletotrichum destructivum chromosome 3, complete sequence genomic stretch:
- a CDS encoding Putative DEP domain, RGS domain, RGS domain superfamily, winged helix DNA-binding domain superfamily, whose amino-acid sequence MAAVCKTSRPSIQEPLSNEASSDSVPPTRTANPNPTSTSANPQPTGTTTANTTAGSTPLAATPTTTTIPSSNTNTTTSSTDPYVVSSVNRPHFRSHHHSPSTSSLHKLQRSGGLFGFATAAIDKTHSALAAFSSDPSIRQRASNSALGRASFTPDSASDYSAASQGSTDKYPRYSSPSNHSSSSSTLNQLEGKYPSQVSLVQDLPSQPYTETDPNRPLPYRLPSIESKMHQTSSRLLRMTDDDRPFTKDFKDLFSTLIVSLLPLSAHRVRLTRVENTFLSEDAINNLGSLKFSQSNRMPDPKDPSRIVTTTTTTTFSMAKDMARSICQKFLEARFIESADGKYQQVYNMKGSVWQLTPKGVTVLDRFCSRNGIQQKSIAELVGSTLSQLVILERDGQTDKLITDRGTIEVIFRRFIGTHGPNVKSSVSSADSDSLSDYKDGLTGVKMASERKVNGKTYKDTFTGKAATDWLMDCCTTVDRRETYDIAALFVEYDLMEPVVQDRAHMAQYPSNNLFQPTKHAIYQLTAKGKDLINGIGSRGRTSESEVVTPSRNVIARDSNTQRLDKILNDAALRLLFRENLRETHCEENLSFYLDVDDFVRSCRGAIRVAQKNPNASSMDGIKEIMAQAYGIYNAFLAPGSPCELNIDHQLRNNLATRMTKAVGQDVAMIDTLQEVMSLFEDAQNAVFKLMASDSVPKFLRSPKYEHTLKNYDFDAVTGGRGLERSTSRSNRK is encoded by the exons ATGGCCGCTGTCTGCAAGACTTCCCGACCTTCCATCCAAGAGCCATTGTCAAACGAGGCCAGCTCTGATTCTGTACCTCCCACACGCACAGCCAACCCCAACCCTACCAGTACCAGTGCGAATCCGCAACCCACCGGCACTACCACggccaacaccaccgccggcagcACTCCTCTTGCTGcgacacccaccaccaccaccattcCCTCGTCCAATACCAACACAACTACATCATCGACCGATCCCTACGTCGTGTCTTCGGTAAACCGCCCGCATTTTCGCTCCCATCACCACTCGCCCTCAACCAGCTCTTTGCACAAGCTGCAACGCTCTGGTGGTCTTTTCGGCTTCGCTACAGCCGCCATTGACAAGACCCATTCCGCACTCGCCGCCTTTTCCTCGGACCCGTCGATCCGCCAGCGCGCCTCCAATTCCGCATTGGGCAGGGCCTCTTTCACCCCCGACTCTGCTTCGGACTACTCTGCCGCCAGCCAAGGCTCGACAGACAAATACCCCCGATATTCGAGCCCTTCCAACCACTCGTCTTCTAGCAGCACTCTTAATCAACTAGAGGGCAAGTATCCAAGCCAGGTATCGCTGGTACAGGATCTACCCTCTCAACCATACACCGAGACAGACCCCAATAGGCCTCTCCCCTACCGACTGCCGAGCATAGAGAGCAAAATGCATCAAACATCCTCGCGGCTTCTCCGCATGACGGATGATGACCGGCCATTCACCAAG GACTTCAAGGACCTCTTCTCAACACTCATTGTCAGCCTGCTGCCTTTGTCCGCCCATCGAGTACGGTTAACACGCGTGGAAAACACCTTCCTGTCCGAAGATGCAATCAACAACCTGGGCTCCCTCAAGTTCTCCCAATCGAACCGCATGCCCGATCCCAAGGACCCCTCAAGGATAGtaaccaccaccaccaccacgacaTTTTCCATGGCTAAGGACATGGCCCGCTCCATCTGCCAAAAGTTCCTCGAGGCGAGGTTCATCGAGTCTGCCGACGGAAAGTACCAGCAGGTGTACAACATGAAGGGCTCCGTGTGGCAGTTGACCCCCAAGGGCGTCACTGTGCTGGATCGCTTCTGCTCCCGCAACGGGATCCAGCAAAAGTCGATAGCCGAACTCGTCGGCTCCACCCTGTCGCAACTTGTCATCCTCGAGAGGGACGGCCAGACGGACAAGCTCATCACGGATCGCGGTACGATTGAGGTCATCTTCAGGAGGTTCATTGGTACACACGGCCCCAACGTCAAATCGAGCGTCAGCTCGGCCGACTCGGATTCTCTGAGCGACTACAAGGACGGCCTTACCGGTGTCAAGATGGCTAGCGAACGTAAAGTGAACGGCAAGACGTACAAGGATACCTTCACCGGCAAGGCTGCCACTGATTGGTTGATGGACTGCTGTACAACCGTGGACAGGCGGGAGACGTACGACATTGCCGCCCTGTTCGTGGAATACGACTTGATGGAGCCCGTCGTACAAGACCGTGCTCACATGGCCCAGTACCCCAGCAACAACCTGTTCCAGCCTACCAAGCATGCCATCTATCAACTGACGGCGAAGGGCAAGGATTTGATCAATGGCATTGGGTCAAGAGGACGGACTTCGGAGAGTGAGGTGGTCACACCGTCACGGAACGTCATTGCGCGAGACTCCAACACACAGAGGCTCGATAAGATCCTGAACGACGCCGCGCTTCGTTTGCTCTTCAGAGAGAACCTCAGGGAAACGCACTGTGAGGAGAACCTATCATTTTACCTCGACGTGGACGACTTTGTTCGGAGCTGCCGGGGAGCGATCAGGGTCGCCCAGAAGAACCCCAACGCGAGTTCGATGGACGGTATCAAGGAGATCATGGCGCAGGCCTATGGGATTTATAATGCATTCCTCGCCCCCGGTTCTCCCTGCGAGTTGAACATTGACCACCAACTTCGCAACAACCTGGCCACCCGAAtgaccaaggccgtcggccaAGACGTGGCCATGATCGACACTCTGCAAGAGGTCATGTCATTGTTCGAGGACGCTCAGAACGCAGTCTTTAAACTGATGGCCAGC GACTCGGTTCCCAAATTCCTGAGAAGCCCCAAGTACGAGCATACTTTGAAGAACTACGACTTTGACGCAGTTACGGGCGGTCGTGGCCTGGAGCGCAGCACGAGCCGATCGAACCGCAAATGA
- a CDS encoding Putative inner centromere ARK-binding protein, whose amino-acid sequence MATMRGTRVPVGSASWVNDERTTALSIVQAEAEEFSFAAKNEFDWLNEHMAGIFNENEINVAEIFKTPGKLRSKTPRTTRKVENGEPRVPLSDVFSSTPNGALNAFTQQLARTTPKVNPVQPTSSPMINRNISPHKAAPSPRPVSKPPIALADSGYYGSQDVDNVNGDNDDDMDVDLIEEETQLGEPRSSPPKTGRVGHVAFDTAAEQSALQSPTVTRPIRSPEVTFQTAKEDQTTRMMRDITEEAPSPASESSSAPQSSPKHAQTPSSPVASPKPRSAKAASPVKTSLPIKRSPAKVPSAPSPSPMGSPSPAPEPTPAADSQDEVDVHMDDDTRSPSDESSPIRPVRKSSLNFASLPAREPLRNKSIGPRVSRTSHLDTNRQSHYSRQTGGKSLGNNLDLLGASDDEEGNEDAMKINDSTEATNGTDSYASKHNKTYTQRLQDQINLLGKSQPNASRPSKSIPGSAVAHQTSHTSAHQPAAEAKAASPVKKSAAPPTPGAFPEDEEDEGEEEEEEEDDWIAPPVPAKDTPKSSPRPQLPKSHTADVMEGIEGADTVSGSEFALPKQRQSPGRSSSPNRAPVIPERTTSVFSHGKSASVSVLPDMSKDRMAEDLSPAKKHVSVSNPLFAVPENGRPETPQSPTRSFRDSPLKQVKNKLSSILKSSKGLLASSAAVSAEGKSSLMSPSTARFGLHSGPSTDSIAPPQSAPAEPLYPDLSKRIAPDVQILSSVGSPEKPVARRTRASVEKEKEDKRKEKEAKLMADQMSKLDKARAEEREKARTFSKEQEKIAAMEKKIAAQRETESEKEEEKEVARPARTPAPKEAPRPIRTSPRKANNQAEAEASQPGKLDVEMTEAPTPLPPPSAPRSVGPSQTARPRELRRPMKPVKEAPSKVKQAPTVIRVNTGSQHSQYHPSTSTLSSGLQDTLGSSVKAKTSQPGSHSKQSLASLKSSVSSNGRPKALELAAKRKEQEEREAQRKKDAKLELERKRAAIQEEERKQESQRRQEAERQRERERDQAEAKKNAQRQAAIERAKQTRAPPPAVRSQPNGPPDYTASQRSDGQPPRPPSRLTSTAHRSQEDRPVNAVLSNASKPGSKRPLPQEGREERSSRNPAPRNGPSYQSKEAKRRRTSDDFADELDMDIQPPNIKGPPVRPPSVGYKKQEMPTKSMFGYNNAPPSASRDLFKSTVTAQHHSTIKSAKQVDMNQFAQGQIPFAPNPNPAGPAHKTPARPMGATSTKSAAKATRSSPRFQDGEKIELPEIDTDEDEDEGDSHFGVAPWADSPDLRRALMRQETMNPEGIFGPPRALNMEEVFSNKERWHKFRARTSSANWSGSDRLTEDEIRKDLAARDKLRREGGWSYEMSKDLI is encoded by the exons ATGGCGACGATGCGAGGAACGCGTGTGCCCGTCGGCTCCGCGTCATGGGTCAACGACGAAAGGACGACAGCCTTGAGCATCGTCCAGGCAGAGGCCGAGGAGTTTTCGTTCGCTGCAAAGAACGAGTTCGACTGGCTCAACGAGCACATGGCCGGGATTTTTAACGAGAACGAGAT TAATGTCGCTGAGATTTTCAAGACTCCCGGAAAGCTTCGCAGCAAgacgccgcggacgacgCGTAAGGTCGAAAACGGCGAGCCCCGTGTT CCGCTTTCAGATGTGTTCTCTTCAACGCCCAATGGCGCCCTTAATGCCTTCACCCAACAACTTGCTCGCACTACTCCTAAGGTCAATCCTGTACAACCGACATCGTCCCCTATGATCAACAGGAACATTTCGCCGCACAAAGCCGCTCCCTCACCGAGACCGGTTTCGAAACCGCCCATTGCCCTAGCCGATTCTGGATACTACGGCAGCCAGGACGTCGACAACGTGaacggcgacaacgacgacgatatgGACGTTGAcctcatcgaggaggagacaCAGCTTGGAGAGCCACGATCCAGCCCCCCTAAGACAGGACGTGTGGGTCACGTTGCATTCGACACTGCAGCCGAGCAAAGCGCGCTTCAAAGCCCAACCGTGACGAGACCTATACGATCACCTGAAGTCACATTTCAGACTGCCAAGGAAGACCAGACCACAAGAATGATGAGAGACATAACCGAAGAGGCACCGTCCCCCGCCTCGGAATCCTCATCAGCACCTCAAAGCTCGCCCAAGCATGCTCAGACCCCTTCGTCCCCTGTGGCTTCTCCTAAACCTCGCTCCGCGAAGGCCGCATCGCCCGTGAAGACCTCGCTGCCTATCAAGCGCTCTCCGGCCAAGGTTCCGTCTgcaccttcgccctcgcccatgGGCTCTCCATCTCCCGCGCCCGAACCCACACCCGCTGCTGATTCGCAAGATGAAGTGGATGTCCACATGGATGATGATACGCGATCGCCATCCGACGAGTCGAGTCCGATTAGACCGGTTAGGAAGAGTAGTCTCAACTTTGCTTCGCTTCCTGCCAGAGAGCCTCTGAGGAACAAAAGCATTGGGCCACGTGTTTCTAGAACCAGTCACCTGGACACCAATCGCCAAAGTCACTACAGCAGACAAACTGGTGGCAAGAGCCTAGGAAATAATTTAGATCTACTTGGAGCTtcagatgacgaggaaggcAACGAAGACGCAATGAAAATCAACGATTCGACTGAGGCGACGAACGGGACCGACAGCTACGCCTCCAAGCACAACAAGACGTATACTCAACGACTCCAGGACCAGATCAATCTACTTGGCAAGTCTCAGCCAAACGCCAGCAGGCCTTCGAAGTCAATTCCAGGCTCCGCCGTTGCACATCAAACCTCCCACACCAGCGCACACCAACCCGCAGCAGAGGCCAAGGCAGCGTCGCCGGTAAAGAAGTCGGCCGCGCCTCCAACCCCTGGGGCATTTcccgaagatgaggaagacgagggcgaggaagaggaagaggaagaagacgactGGATCGCACCACCGGTCCCTGCAAAGGACACGCCCAAGTCCAGCCCACGGCCGCAATTGCCCAAGAGCCACACCGCAGACGTCATGGAAGGTATTGAGGGGGCCGACACAGTCAGCGGCTCAGAGTTTGCTTTGCCTAAGCAGCGGCAATCACCTGGCCGGTCGAGCTCACCCAACCGTGCCCCTGTCATTCCTGAGCGTACTACCAGCGTCTTCAGTCATGGCAAATCCGCTTCCGTTTCTGTCTTGCCAGACATGTCGAAGGACAGAATGGCCGAAGACCTGTCTCCCGCCAAGAAACACGTCTCTGTTTCAAACCCGTTGTTTGCGGTGCCAGAAAACGGACGGCCAGAGACCCCTCAATCGCCTACGCGAAGCTTCCGGGACAGCCCGCTGAAGCAAGTCAAGAACAAGTTGTCTTCTATTCTGAAGAGCTCGAAAGGTCTTCTCGCGAGCAGCGCGGCAGTGAGCGCTGAGGGCAAGTCATCGCTCATGTCACCATCCACTGCTCGATTTGGCCTTCATTCCGGCCCGTCCACGGACTCGATCGCACCGCCCCAGTCAGCTCCGGCAGAACCGCTGTACCCTGATCTTTCCAAGCGCATCGCACCCGATGTGCAAATACTTTCTAGTGTGGGAAGCCCTGAGAAACCTGTCGCTCGCCGCACAAGGGCCTCTGTtgagaaggaaaaggaggacAAGCGTaaagagaaggaagccaAACTGATGGCCGACCAGATGAGCAAGCTGGACAAGGCTCGCGCCGAGGAACGCGAGAAGGCTCGGACTTTCAGCaaagaacaagaaaagaTTGCCGCTatggagaagaagatagCGGCACAGAGGGAGACAGAATccgaaaaggaggaggagaaggaggtaGCGAGACCTGCTCGAACGCCGGCACCAAAGGAGGCGCCCAGGCCCATCAGGACTAGCCCCCGCAAAGCCAATaaccaggccgaggccgaggcttCGCAGCCAGGGAAGCTGGACGTGGAAATGACGGAAGCACCGacaccgctgccgccgccgtctgccCCTCGCTCGGTCGGCCCGAGCCAGACGGCAAGACCCAGGGAACTTCGCCGCCCGATGAAGCCAGTGAAGGAAGCACCCAGCAAGGTCAAGCAAGCGCCTACTGTTATTCGCGTTAACACCGGCTCGCAACACTCGCAATACCACCCTTCGACGAGCACTTTGTCCTCTGGTCTTCAAGATACACTCGGCTCGTCGGTCAAGGCCAAAACCAGCCAGCCAGGCTCGCACAGTAAGCAATCTCTGGCAAGCTTGAAGAGCTCCGTTTCTTCCAACGGACGGCCCAAGGCGCTTGAACTGGCCGCCAAGCGAAAGGAACAAGAGGAGCGGGAGGcgcaaagaaagaaagatgCCAAGCTCGAACTTGAACGCAagcgcgccgccatccaggagGAAGAGCGCAAGCAGGAATCGCAGAGGCGGCAGGAAGCAGAAAGgcagagggagagggagcgAGATCAAgccgaggcgaagaagaatGCACAGAGACAGGCCGCCATTGAGCGTGCCAAACAGACTCGagcaccaccgccggctGTGCGGTCTCAGCCGAACGGTCCTCCCGACTACACTGCGAGCCAACGCAGTGATGGtcagcctcctcggccaccttcACGCCTGACTTCTACTGCCCATCGGTCTCAGGAGGATCGACCGGTCAACGCTGTTCTTTCGAATGCTTCCAAGCCTGGCTCCAAGAGGCCTCTCCCGCAAGAGGGCAGAGAAGAAAGGAGCTCGCGCAACCCTGCTCCTCGCAACGGGCCGTCCTACCAGTccaaggaggccaagcgTCGCCGCACGAGCGACGATTTTGCCGATGAGCTTGATATGGACATCCAGCCCCCCAACATCAAGGGGCCTCCTGTTCGCCCGCCATCGGTCGGCTACAAGAAG CAGGAGATGCCTACCAAGTCGATGTTTGGCTACAACAACGCACCACCGAGCGCATCTAGGGACTTGTTCAAGTCAACTGTCACGGCTCAGCACCACAGCACGATCAAGTCGGCCAAGCAAGTGGACATGAACCAGTTCGCCCAAGGACAAATTCCTTTTGCTCCCAACCCCAACCCCGCTGGTCCGGCCCACAAGACACCGGCACGGCCGATGGGTGCTACAAGTACAAAGTCGGCAGCCAAGGCCACGAGATCGTCGCCGCGTTTCCAGGACGGTGAGAAGATCGAGCTGCCTGAAATCGATAcggacgaagatgaagacgagggagACTCGCACTTTGGCGTGGCGCCTTGGGCCGACTCTCCTGACTTGAGGCGCGCCCTCATGCGGCAGGAGACCATGAACCCCGAGGGCATCTTTGGGCCTCCGCGCGCCCTCAACATGGAGGAAGTGTTCAGCAACAAGGAGAGGTGGCATAAGTTCCGCGCGCGGACTTCAAGCGCCAACTGGAGTGGATCCGATCGTCTCACGGAAGACGAAATCAGAAAGGATCTTGCAGCTCGCGACAAGTTGCGTAGAGAAGGCGGCTGGTCCTACGAGATGAGCAAGGACTTGATTTGA
- a CDS encoding Putative Zinc finger, PHD-type, AAA+ ATPase domain, Zinc finger, FYVE/PHD-type yields MVTDGSAESRKRARATPVDRERMIPWSFKKRKLDANGNPLASSPKTPKTKPGTKSSTIKKAARKIESSPASAYDVPDSPEDNPPQRIRNVRSVDRPTAKVPIPPRGNIDADIYDICGSDDELHSSPKEVIALKTSPVKKKSTAAANQGSSGVGAGNTIRKRAFQKQGTKKKADQDEEVATVEDSSSQVRSSGRRRIPTAKVLEVQEEKLASRSATPTSRARSSAPAQDAVVSKSTTAKPQRIFSVPLKGILTPSKQDGTPRRSKSVAFNSVNDHDKEVFFEDLPTTSGRDRKPSQKLVEADTTATNCPKSSKAPVKVSEEELAEEETEAPKKEQAAEESEEEEDDDVCLVCSKPDSKPGNRILFCDGCDKAYHQKCYKVPKVPRGDWYCNECVQQKQSRAAAADEAVKIPNVEQHLNSLKRVLLDRCTGRRRIKLIDQDEAMEKAHQLVEQTVLSGEGNSMLIIGARGCGKTTLIESIIGDMSRQHKQEFHVVRLNGFIHTDDKLALKEIWRQLGKEMDAEDEVNARSNYADTMASLLALLSHPSEMAQAEAGVTSQAVVFVIDEFDMFATHPRQTLLYNLFDIAQARKAPIAVLGCTTRMDVVEMLEKRVKSRFSHRYVYLSLPKSLPAYWKVCKQGLSVDDEDMEVEGIDVSIAGHEAFHTNWKAKIDALHKDKSLQNLLQYHYATSKSVSAFLSECILPLSRLSPGSLNLVISSQNGPGSSVSLTPPNSKLHILPSLSELDLGLLIAAARLDIVAHTDTVNFAMAYDEYGSLMGRQRVQSASSGMLALGGGVRVWGRGVAGLAWERLVALGLLVPAGLGTGRASGYGGLEGKMWKVDMALEEIPVGVKLNNVLARWCKEI; encoded by the exons ATGGTTACCGATGGCAGTGCCGAAAGCCGTAAGCGCGCTCGAGCTACACCCGTAGATCGAGAGCGTATGATTCCATGGTCCTTCAAAAAGCGAAAGCTGGATGCCAACGGCAATCCCCTCGCATCCTCCCCCAAGACGCCGAAAACAAAGCCTGGCACCAAATCCTCGACCATCAAGAAGGCTGCTCGTAAAATAGAATCGTCTCCCGCCTCGGCCTATGACGTACCAGACTCTCCAGAAGACAACCCGCCACAACGAATCCGCAACGTTAGAAGCGTTGACCGACCGACCGCCAAAGTCCCGATCCCGCCTCGTGGCAACATCGATGCCGACATCTACGATATCTGCGGGTCCGACGATGAGCTGCACTCGAGCCCGAAGGAGGTGATTGCGCTCAAGACGAGCCctgtgaagaagaagagcacTGCTGCGGCGAACCAAGGATCGAGCGGGGTCGGTGCAGGAAACACGATTAGAAAACGGGCGTTTCAGAAGCAAGGAACAAAGAAAAAGGCGGATCAGGACGAAGAGGTTGCCACAGTAGAGGACTCGTCCTCTCAGGTTCGGTCAAGCGGAAGGCGCAGGATCCCAACCGCAAAGGTGCTCGAAGtgcaggaggagaagctggcgaGTCGTTCAGCCACCCCGACGTCACGCGCAAGGTCTTCTGCGCCGGCACAGGATGCCGTAGTGTCGAAGAGTACTACTGCGAAACCGCAGCGCATTTTCTCTGTGCCCCTGAAGGGTATTTTGACGCCATCGAAGCAGGATGGTACGCCGAGGCGAAGCAAGAGCGTCGCCTTCAACTCAGTCAATGATCATGATAAAGAGGTCTTTTTTGAAGACCTTCCGACTACGTCTGGGAGAGACCGGAAGCCTTCACAGAAACTAGTGGAGGCGGACACGACGGCGACAAACTGCCCAAAGTCTTCAAAAGCGCCCGTGAAGGTGTCCGAGGAAGAACTGGCAGAGGAGGAGACCGAGGCACCGAAAAAAGAACAAGCGGCCGAGGAgtcagaagaagaagaagacgatgatgtgtGCCTGGTATGCTCAAAACCCGATTCCAAGCCCGGTAACCGGATTCTGTTCTGCGATGGCTGCGACAAGGCCTACCACCAGAAATGCTACAAAGTCCCCAAGGTTCCCCGAGGTGACTGGTACTGCAACGAGTGCGTTCAGCAGAAACAATCACGAGCGGCGGCTGCGGACGAGGCGGTCAAGATACCCAACGTTGAGCAACACCTCAACAGCTTGAAACGGGTGTTGCTAGATCGTTGCACCGGGCGCAGACGTATTAAGCTGATTGATCAGGATGAGGCTATGGAGAAGGCACACCAGTTGGTGGAGCAGACCGTGTTATCGGGGGAAGGAAACTCGATGCTGATCATCGGCGCCAGGGGCTGTGGCAAGACTACG CTAATTGAGAGCATCATTGGCGACATGTCTCGGCAGCATAAACAAGAGTTTCACGTGGTAAGGTTGAACGGGTTTATCCATACGGACGACAAGCTAGCTCTCAAAGAAATCTGGCGGCAGTTGGGCAAGGAGAtggacgccgaggatgaggtcAATGCTCGG TCAAACTACGCCGATACCATGGCCTCgctgctcgccctcctctcccaccCTTCGGAAATGGCGCAGGCGGAAGCAGGTGTGACCTCTCAGGcggtcgtcttcgtcattgATGAGTTCGACATGTTTGCCACGCATCCCCGCCAAACCTTGCTCTATAACCTGTTCGATATCGCGCAGGCGCGCAAGGCCCCAATCGCGGTGCTGGGTTGCACGACCCGCATGGATGTGGTGGAAATGCTCGAGAAGCGCGTCAAGAGTCGTTTCAGCCATCGCTACGTCTACCTGTCGCTCCCGAAGAGCTTGCCAGCGTACTGGAAAGTGTGCAAGCAGGGTCTGAgcgtggacgacgaggacatggaggTTGAAGGCATCGACGTGAGCATCGCTGGGCACGAAGCCTTCCATACCAACTGGAAGGCGAAGATCGAC GCCCTCCACAAGGATAAATCATTACAGAATCTTCTGCAATATCATTACGCAACATCAAAGTCCGTCTCGGCATTCCTGTCAGAATGCATACTTCCCTTGTCACGTTTATCACCAGGTTCTTTAAACCTCGTCATCTCGTCGCAGAACGGCCCCGGTTCCAGTGTGTCTTTAACCCCGCCAAACTCCAAACTGCACATCCTACCGTCACTCTCGGAGCTGGACTTGGGCCTTCTCATCGCAGCAGCCCGACTGGACATCGTGGCACACACGGACACGGTCAACTTTGCAATGGCGTACGACGAGTACGGCTCGCTGATGGGCCGACAGCGCGTACAGTCGGCAAGCTCGGGGATGCTGGCGCTCGGAGGCGGCGTGCGGGTGTGGGGCCGCGGGGTCGCGGGGCTGGCATGGGAACGGCTTGTCGCGCTGGGGTTGCTGGTGCCGGCCGGGCTCGGGACTGGTCGGGCGTCCGGGTACGGGGGGCTGGAGGGGAAGATGTGGAAGGTCGACATGGCGCTGGAAGAGATTCCTGTGGGGGTCAAGTTGAACAACGTGTTGGCGAGGTGGTGTAAGGAGATTTGA